The nucleotide sequence CAAGGGCAAGGGGCATAGCATGGCGCAAGAGATTCGCAAGCTGAGCGCGGAACGATCTAGGACATCGAACGAAACATGATGTGACTGCCAACTGAGTGGGCTACTGGATTTGAGCGAATTTGAGCATTGCTGGTTCTCATTACAGCGTTGGAGTAGGGTTTGGTTATATTGGCATAACTTGCTTTTTGGAAAGACTATGATGATTTGGTTGGAGAGACTTAGAAGAGATATCCTTTGATATTGACCAATAGAGTGGAATGCacaaagtatttattatttctcTTCTCAGGTCTTCTATTCATGGACCCAGCTTCCATCTTCTCGACTTTGGATTACCTCGTCTATTCTGAGCCTAAAGTCAATGATCTCTTTACCATTAACTAGATCATTTTCCATGGCCCTTCTATCTCCCTCTGCAAGATCCTTCACAATGCCTGCTCTTACATGCCTCTCCCTAAGCCGCCTCCTCGCAACCTCAAAGTCCACCTCGACGAACCACACCTCATCCAGAAGCTTCGCCGCATCTCGCCAGATATCTTGATCTAGCGCAAGATAGTTCCCCTCCAGTACAACGACGCGATGCTCCGGCTTGACGACGATATCGTCGTCTCGGGGATCCTTCAGCGCATGATCAAAGGATGGTGCAAGAATTGGCTCTGATGGAATTGGTCTCCTGGAGAGTGCTTGGACAAGGGTGAGGAACTTGGGCGCATCAAAGGTAAAGGCTGCGCCGCGGCGGAAGTGAGCTGTATCAGGGTCTGGCATGGCAGAGAGGGCGGCGCGGGTGAGATGGAAGCCGTCCATGGGAACGAATGTTgctggaggatgagatgagggatCTGAAGAGGCGGCGCGGGCATTGATACGATCGGTCATGATCTGTGAGAAGGTTGTTTTGCCTGAGTAGTTGTGAGTGTCGAGGCTTGAGGTTGACTGGGCTTACTGACCTGAGCCGGGGATACCAGCAACGCCGATCACTGAGAATGTTAGCGAGATAATCCATTTGTTCCGGAGAGAAAGATATCGATATAGGGAAGGGTGACGTCTCAGCTCATGAGAGCTCTCTTGAAAGAAGATGAGTGCTGATGAGTACTCACATAATCTCTTATCCTTTGGCGTTTCCTCATACTTCTTCCACGCCTTCTCAACAAGCCTTTGAACCTGAGTCTCCATGTTTGCGAATTATGTTGTAAAATGAGAACGAAACGAGTTGAAGAAGTGATCAAGAGCTTGAATGTCGTTGGGATATAATATGCCCCGCGTTGAGACGTTGCCCCACGTTGTTACATCACAGCTATCCACCCCTGTAAATCCAAGGATTGATAACTGCAGTATCCGTACTTCACTATCAAGTGTAACTTATCTCATACTTACCAATTCAGCATTATTCGAGCCAAGGGACGTCATGCATGTGACCAAAGGAGAGGCAATGAAACTTATTGCATTGAATTATGAATGATGAAAGGATTTAGTCAAGTTAGCCCAGATTTAGTGGTCTCTTCAGTAAGTTTGTTTCGACATCGTCATTTCTTGCTATCGGGGGCGAGGTCTATATCCATCTTATTTACAAGACGAGGAATCATACTCAGGCGCACAGCATGAGGCCTAATACTCCATAGTGACCTTCTTATTAACACGGAACTCAAATTTGAAACTATCTATAGAGAGATTTAGTCAACAACAGTCAAGTGATCAAGGCCCTTTCCATCCAACCATTACACATCATATCCAAGTGGGTCCTTTCCTATCCTCGACCCAAAAACTCAGTCTTACTCTCCTCCCTCCATCCTCATTCACAGTCAGAACTAAACCACAAAATGGATGACGAAGATCCCCTCACCAACTTCGCCTTCGGAGACGCCTCTTCAGATGAAGCCGATGAAGCACAGGCGACAAAGTCCCGCCGCACAGGACagtcagaagaagcttggcgaGTAGTCCAGAAGGAGTACAAGGCAAAGGTTGAGAACGGCGATGTAAGTGAACCTCGGCGAAAACAGGTATACCTAGCACTGACTTGGACAAGATTTACCAGAAGGTCAAGCTCCCACTTGGCCATGACGCCACCAAGATGGATATTCAAGAGGTTATCCACGCCGTTGAAGAACACTACTTCTTTCACCGTTATAGAGAAGCTGAGCTACTAGCTGTTGAGGCCTTGAAGGATGGCCAAGGGCTCGACCGTGACTCTAGACAGTTGCTGGAAGCATATAGAGACAGATGCCACGGGAAACACGAACAATCCTAAACATATTcacacaaccaacaaccaaaagGATCCAGACAGTTTGTTTTATTACGCTGGGTACGCTGGGACTATCTCAATTTCTACAAACATGCCTTAGTCGCTTCCATTGCCCATCGAGAGGCTGATCTCCAAAATTACCCTTGAAAGCACTCGTTGAAGAACCTTCATTACAGCGAATGCCCCAACTACCAGGCCCAAAAGAGAGATCCTCTACACCAAATAAGTCACCAGCTTTCCCCAGGCTCTCTGCCCTCGTACATGGCGACACCAAGCTCAGTACTTGATCGGGCCAGTGAATCTGCCTTGGAATGTTGCCGGCTTTTTGGCAAAACGTGACGAACCCAAGCCCTTAGGCCTTCCGAGCACAGAGTGGTTGGTTGAATCCTCCACCTGCTTCGGATTCTTCTCTTGTTCGGCAGTTGCAACACCAGGGTCCGTAGCATTGCCATTGACAGGAATCTCGCTTGCCTTGGCATCTCCGAGGCCGGAAGCAAAGTCATGGGAGACTGGCTTGCCAAACATGTTGAGGCAGGTACGAATGGTGTCCAGGAGACCCTCTCGCACTTGTTCGCCACGCTCATGCAGGGGACCGTGGCTAAGAGCGTGTTCGAGGATTTCATACTCAATCCCATCGATACTCTGACTAGAGTGGTTCCCCAGGGCAGCGACCTGCTCCAGAACCTGGTTTAGCAACTGACTCAGCTGTACGGTTTCATGCCCCAGGCTGTGAATGTTGCTGTTCGCTGGCGCTCCCCAAGTGTCATCCATCATGATAAGGGGCTCTTGCACCGCGGTGGGCACCTGATGAGATGAATCGTTGACAACGGGGATTGAAGCATCGGACGCCGTTTCCGCAATGGGGCTGGCGGCCATCAAGAGGTCGCCGTCGTCCTCCGCCTTGCTTTCCTCAATCTGAGACTTGTCGTTGTTTTGCTTCTGATGATCTAGTAGAGCATTCTGAAGCTTGATCAGATTCATCTTGAAATCCTGCGCATCGCTGACTGTAGCAAAGCGAAGCTTCTCCGAGAAGGGCCTAGTCTTCACTTTGATGGTACACAAGAGGCCGTCGAGGACTGGCTGCTCAAGTTCGAGAGCATTGTGGATTCGGAGGCCCTTAGTGTCATTTCGAATCTCTAGAATGCCGTCGCTCTCTGCGATGATCTTGACAGCAATGTGTGTGACAACACTCAGTGCCTCAGCCTTTCCGGGAATGAGGTGGCACTTGCTTTTGTACAAGAAGTGTTCCGATGCAACAAGTTCCTGGGCACACTCATCCTGCTTTTCCGTGATGTGAGTAGCCAGAGGCGAAGGCTCTTCACGATTGGTTTGAGAAGCTGTCTCCGTAGGTCCCGGGCCCCATCTCGCTGTGGCCATATTAACATTATACTGTTCTATAATTCTCATCACACAGGGCTTCTAACCGGGTGTCGTGGGTTTGAACTGAACGGGAGTTCCCCGAGACTGACGTGCAGAGGGCGCTCTACCAGGAGCAGATTTAGCTGGAGCATCTCTATCGAAGGTGTTAGAAGATCTAATTGCTGTAGGCAGAAAGACTTACTCGTGAACTATGATGGTCGGaagtttctctcttctctggcCTTTTGCCCAAGGTCGTGCATCTTCGAGCTCAAGGCCCTCCATACTTTGGGACTCTGCatcgttgatcttggcacCCCATAAGTTCTCGAGTCCAGCCTTTGTAGAGACCGAAAAGTGGCCAGTTCCATTGTTTCGGCTTGGGGCATAAGTT is from Fusarium musae strain F31 chromosome 4, whole genome shotgun sequence and encodes:
- a CDS encoding hypothetical protein (EggNog:ENOG41); the encoded protein is MDDEDPLTNFAFGDASSDEADEAQATKSRRTGQSEEAWRVVQKEYKAKVENGDIYQKVKLPLGHDATKMDIQEVIHAVEEHYFFHRYREAELLAVEALKDGQGLDRDSRQLLEAYRDRCHGKHEQS
- a CDS encoding hypothetical protein (EggNog:ENOG41), yielding METQVQRLVEKAWKKYEETPKDKRLLIGVAGIPGSGKTTFSQIMTDRINARAASSDPSSHPPATFVPMDGFHLTRAALSAMPDPDTAHFRRGAAFTFDAPKFLTLVQALSRRPIPSEPILAPSFDHALKDPRDDDIVVKPEHRVVVLEGNYLALDQDIWRDAAKLLDEVWFVEVDFEVARRRLRERHVRAGIVKDLAEGDRRAMENDLVNGKEIIDFRLRIDEVIQSREDGSWVHE